In Planctomycetia bacterium, one DNA window encodes the following:
- a CDS encoding bifunctional riboflavin kinase/FAD synthetase yields the protein MRVYRGVAGIDDALRGAVLTVGNFDGVHLGHQRILRTARALAHVSSSAVVAMTFEPLPLAILRPDAAPPRLTPWDEKLAQLQRAGADAVVRLDADWPLLSLSAEDFVREILVKRIHPSYIVEGPNFGFGRGRTGNVDTLRTLASRGGYQVRDVEPYRLELPGDGLVAVSSTLIRRLVAAGRVEDAAKCMGRSYALVGQVVHGAGEGRKMGYPTINLEVPGQLIPAEGVYAGWAEVAGMHRPAAISIGTRPTLGGGALVVEAFVLEESGDWYASSARLEFVRRLRDQRKFASREELTRQITQDIEQVRALTAREPIA from the coding sequence TGCATCTCGGGCATCAGCGCATTCTGCGCACGGCGCGGGCGCTGGCGCACGTGTCGTCGTCGGCGGTGGTGGCGATGACGTTCGAGCCGCTGCCGCTGGCGATCCTGCGGCCCGATGCGGCGCCGCCGCGATTGACTCCGTGGGACGAAAAGCTGGCACAGCTTCAGCGGGCCGGCGCCGACGCGGTCGTTCGACTCGATGCCGATTGGCCGCTGCTGTCGCTCTCGGCGGAGGATTTCGTGCGCGAGATTCTGGTAAAACGGATCCACCCGTCGTACATCGTGGAAGGCCCGAATTTTGGATTCGGCCGCGGGCGAACCGGGAACGTGGATACGCTGCGCACGCTGGCCTCGCGCGGCGGCTATCAGGTACGCGACGTGGAGCCGTACCGTCTTGAACTGCCCGGCGATGGACTGGTCGCGGTCTCCAGCACGTTGATTCGTCGATTGGTGGCCGCCGGCCGCGTCGAAGATGCGGCCAAGTGCATGGGTCGGTCGTACGCGCTGGTGGGGCAGGTTGTTCACGGCGCGGGCGAAGGGCGCAAGATGGGATATCCGACGATCAATCTGGAAGTGCCCGGGCAGTTGATCCCGGCGGAAGGGGTTTATGCCGGCTGGGCCGAGGTCGCAGGCATGCATCGTCCGGCGGCGATCAGCATCGGCACGCGGCCGACGCTGGGCGGCGGTGCGCTGGTGGTGGAGGCGTTTGTGCTGGAGGAATCCGGCGATTGGTACGCGTCGTCAGCGCGGCTGGAGTTCGTCAGGCGGCTTCGCGATCAGCGGAAGTTCGCGTCGCGCGAGGAGCTGACGAGGCAGATCACGCAGGACATTGAACAGGTGCGAGCGCTGACCGCGCGGGAGCCGATCGCCTGA
- a CDS encoding bifunctional oligoribonuclease/PAP phosphatase NrnA: MNRPILIDVSQVVARLEAAPRVIITTHTRADGDAIGSAAGLARLLAARGASVAVMLHEPALERYAFLTATQPCEVWEESGIAARLKACDLLVIVDTCATMQLGMLPAALAEARVATVAMDHHVTRDPVANEAWIDERAAACAQMIAELCDAAGWAMPPDVATLLFSGLATDTGWYRFSNADARVFETAARLVARGARPSELYERLYLNEPMARARLLGEVLSSFELLAGGRLAVIRVTQAMLQRSGATRAMTEDLINEPQRVGSVVACVLAVEPAPGEPVRVSLRSKRDVNVATIAARFGGGGHERAAGVRMEGPFEEVIEQVTNAVCRALEATATAGESA, from the coding sequence ATGAACCGACCAATCCTGATCGACGTGTCGCAAGTCGTCGCACGGCTGGAAGCCGCGCCGCGCGTGATCATTACAACGCACACGCGCGCCGACGGCGACGCAATCGGGAGTGCCGCTGGTTTGGCAAGGTTGCTGGCAGCGCGCGGGGCGTCGGTTGCGGTGATGTTGCACGAGCCGGCTCTGGAGCGGTATGCGTTCCTGACGGCGACCCAGCCGTGCGAGGTGTGGGAAGAATCGGGCATCGCGGCACGATTGAAGGCGTGCGATCTGCTCGTGATCGTGGACACGTGCGCGACGATGCAACTGGGGATGCTGCCGGCGGCGCTGGCCGAGGCGCGGGTAGCGACGGTTGCGATGGATCATCACGTGACGCGCGACCCGGTCGCCAACGAAGCGTGGATCGATGAGCGTGCGGCGGCTTGCGCGCAGATGATCGCGGAATTGTGCGACGCGGCCGGGTGGGCGATGCCTCCGGACGTGGCGACGCTGCTGTTCAGCGGGCTGGCGACGGACACGGGCTGGTATCGCTTTTCCAATGCGGATGCGCGAGTGTTTGAGACGGCGGCGCGGCTGGTGGCGCGCGGGGCGCGGCCGAGCGAGTTGTACGAGCGATTGTATTTGAACGAGCCGATGGCGCGGGCGCGGCTGCTGGGTGAGGTGTTATCGAGTTTTGAGCTGCTGGCGGGAGGGCGGCTGGCGGTGATTCGCGTGACGCAGGCGATGTTGCAGCGGAGCGGCGCGACGCGTGCGATGACGGAGGACCTGATCAACGAGCCGCAGCGCGTCGGCAGCGTCGTGGCGTGTGTGCTGGCGGTGGAGCCGGCGCCGGGTGAGCCGGTGCGCGTGAGCCTTCGCAGCAAGCGTGACGTAAATGTGGCGACGATCGCGGCGCGGTTCGGCGGCGGGGGGCACGAACGGGCGGCGGGCGTGCGCATGGAGGGTCCTTTTGAGGAGGTCATCGAGCAGGTGACCAATGCGGTTTGCCGAGCGCTGGAAGCGACGGCGACAGCGGGAGAGAGCGCATGA
- a CDS encoding MoxR family ATPase has translation MTAASHTHPDELLEKLQSLRANIESVFIGKSEAVTQLLIGLIARGHVLIDDVPGVGKTVLARAVARSIDCRFSRIQLTPDLLPSDILGVSIYNDKTGMFEFKRGPVFTNILLADEINRTTPRTQSALLEVMNETQVSIDGQTMRLDQPFMVIATQNPFEFEGTYFLPENQLDRFILRIRIGYPAREDERLILRQQPERAPLESLTPVMQAADVMRLQELADQVRVDDALMDYLQDLVDATRRHDAFEIGVSPRGALALLRAARASALLAGRNYTVPDDFKTLAAPVFAHRVVNKSYLRDGHAASSDQILRDLIEQVRVPV, from the coding sequence ATGACGGCTGCGTCGCACACCCATCCCGACGAGTTGCTGGAAAAACTCCAGTCGCTTCGCGCGAATATCGAGTCGGTGTTCATCGGCAAGAGCGAGGCGGTCACGCAATTGCTGATCGGTCTGATCGCGCGTGGCCACGTTCTGATCGACGACGTGCCCGGCGTGGGGAAGACGGTGCTCGCGCGAGCCGTCGCGCGGAGCATTGACTGCCGGTTTTCGCGGATTCAGTTGACACCGGATCTGCTGCCGTCCGACATCCTCGGCGTGAGCATTTACAACGACAAGACGGGGATGTTCGAGTTTAAGCGCGGTCCGGTCTTCACCAACATTCTGCTCGCGGACGAGATCAACCGCACGACGCCACGCACGCAGTCGGCCCTGCTCGAAGTCATGAACGAAACGCAGGTCAGCATCGACGGCCAGACGATGCGCCTGGATCAGCCGTTCATGGTCATCGCGACGCAGAATCCGTTCGAGTTCGAGGGAACGTACTTCCTGCCCGAGAATCAGCTCGATCGGTTCATTCTGCGTATACGGATTGGCTACCCCGCGCGGGAAGATGAGCGGTTGATTCTCCGCCAGCAGCCGGAGCGTGCCCCGCTGGAGAGCCTGACGCCGGTGATGCAGGCGGCGGATGTAATGCGATTGCAGGAACTGGCGGATCAGGTGCGCGTGGACGATGCCCTGATGGATTACCTTCAGGACCTGGTGGATGCGACGCGCCGGCACGATGCGTTTGAGATCGGCGTTTCGCCGCGCGGAGCGCTGGCGCTGCTGCGTGCGGCGCGGGCGTCGGCGCTGCTGGCCGGACGGAACTACACCGTGCCGGATGATTTCAAGACGCTGGCCGCGCCGGTGTTCGCGCACCGGGTCGTCAACAAGTCGTATTTGCGCGACGGGCATGCTGCGTCGAGCGATCAGATTCTGCGCGACTTGATCGAACAGGTGCGCGTACCGGTGTGA
- a CDS encoding DUF58 domain-containing protein has translation MFHHVSRWLAGVRLLPVHRLGLGRGGFFFIVGTAMVGAAGLDADANLLLILFGLCCGGIVLSFFAGWRGLRGLQVERVAPETVVQGQPFEIRYTLVNRRVWGCARGIQLQDISASRHRLTVAQALVPALRPAEQITLTVPAVATMRGRVKLSHLRLSTRFPFSIFTKSLILPRPQEIIAFPRLCRIALPIRQISQSADSASSGLLTSRTRGDDEYYGIREYRSGDNPRRIHWRQSARTGQLMIREMSRFQDHRIWCIVHTRVDRGDVNQSENLERAISAAATVLCDALEQGARVGLICDGQPFCVMPPGASRAYRPRLLRELALRAGSPNAELAEPLRRLAWPARWRGPCLLFAARVDDDLRAAADWLGRRAGPTVLLAPGTPAFETHFCFEDRPDSSVPRRRGSRPASRSDAIIRGGRG, from the coding sequence ATGTTTCATCATGTATCACGCTGGCTTGCCGGGGTGCGACTTCTGCCCGTGCATCGGCTGGGGCTGGGTCGCGGGGGATTCTTTTTCATCGTCGGCACCGCGATGGTCGGAGCCGCCGGCCTGGATGCCGACGCCAATCTGCTCTTGATTCTGTTCGGTCTCTGCTGCGGCGGGATCGTCTTGAGTTTTTTCGCCGGCTGGCGGGGCTTGCGCGGTTTGCAGGTTGAGCGTGTGGCGCCCGAGACGGTCGTGCAGGGTCAACCGTTTGAGATCCGTTATACGCTGGTCAATCGGCGGGTCTGGGGTTGCGCAAGGGGGATTCAGCTTCAGGACATCAGCGCATCGCGCCATCGGCTGACCGTGGCGCAGGCATTGGTGCCGGCGCTCCGGCCGGCCGAGCAGATCACGCTGACGGTCCCCGCCGTCGCGACGATGCGCGGCCGAGTCAAACTCTCGCACTTGCGTTTGAGCACGCGCTTTCCGTTTTCGATTTTCACAAAGAGCCTGATCCTCCCGCGGCCGCAGGAGATCATCGCCTTTCCACGGTTGTGCCGGATCGCATTGCCGATTCGTCAGATCAGTCAATCGGCCGATTCGGCTTCAAGCGGGTTGCTGACGTCCCGCACGCGAGGCGACGATGAGTATTACGGGATTCGTGAATACCGATCGGGCGACAACCCGCGGCGGATTCACTGGCGGCAGAGCGCTCGCACCGGACAACTCATGATCCGAGAGATGTCGCGCTTTCAGGATCACCGCATCTGGTGCATCGTCCACACGCGCGTGGACCGGGGCGATGTGAATCAATCGGAGAACCTGGAGCGGGCGATTAGCGCCGCGGCAACGGTCTTGTGCGATGCGCTGGAGCAGGGAGCGCGCGTCGGGCTGATCTGCGACGGCCAGCCGTTCTGCGTCATGCCGCCGGGGGCAAGCCGCGCCTATCGGCCGCGCCTGCTGCGCGAGCTGGCGCTGCGCGCGGGCAGTCCGAACGCCGAGTTGGCCGAGCCGTTGCGCCGATTGGCGTGGCCGGCGCGGTGGCGTGGTCCGTGCTTGTTGTTCGCGGCGCGGGTGGATGACGATCTTCGAGCGGCGGCGGACTGGCTGGGGCGGCGTGCGGGGCCGACGGTGCTGCTGGCGCCGGGGACGCCGGCGTTTGAGACGCATTTTTGTTTTGAGGACAGGCCGGACTCTTCTGTTCCGCGGCGCCGCGGATCCAGACCTGCTTCGCGCAGTGACGCGATCATTCGGGGAGGTCGCGGATGA
- a CDS encoding DUF3488 domain-containing protein: protein MIAPRSLMHVGLLVLSLVNMLPALEAEDAWWYLALASGAAMVSFALSGSKWTDSVRPSMITAGVLCAVIYTVYEMFLRTDEAPVYILNLAHFIILLCCCKFFELRTARDAGIIVLMAFLLLIIGAFVSASLLFAVVILIDLTFGVAWLLEFHTRCEVQRVAASAAQIRSIARPSQEDDIETPFTLRTRLTGALGSSLGLAVVALVIFIAIPRGWSTGLFGRMHRMVPTAVSGFTDEITLRDAAIFEDPTPVMRVRFTQAGRVLTDEDIRPLMRGSTMDRYVRGRWERTHSYAPARRHAQRGISVEPLFNVSTRYVPTDLMEQDITLFQPTRGNLFAAYPPVYFGSNDFSFLQQDPVDLCLHTPQVPRRDVRYYVYSLRPDRPVFNRRIEFSPRTYYRRDEISVIAPRVIDFAVELCRDFGNALDPLQRETIVAQIERHFAQGPYTYTLSRGRPPHGVDPVEDFLYTSRKGHCEYFASAMAVVCQAAGIPARLVTGFAGGEFDPASGTFQFRQKDAHAWVEVFIPEKGWLPFDPTPAVGAREINRGGGLLARIVHWVDLLRAQWSSSVVLFDANRRGGLLARFGDWFRTLGAAGQDGSAIGTIKALLMGPEMIRPIERVMYWLLMLLIAALLVILVRVLWLTTLIVRAYLPGPSGPASRHPRRADARFYDRLLALLENKGHAKPVCLTPLEFAQRLARSHRDLSEMPTFVHWFYEAQFGARPLPRDRIRRLNGFLQRLRDDPAFGTR, encoded by the coding sequence ATGATCGCACCCCGCTCGCTGATGCACGTCGGTCTGCTGGTGCTGTCGCTGGTCAACATGCTGCCGGCGCTGGAGGCCGAGGACGCGTGGTGGTATCTCGCGCTGGCGTCCGGCGCGGCGATGGTCAGTTTCGCGCTGTCGGGATCGAAATGGACTGATTCGGTGCGCCCGTCCATGATCACCGCGGGCGTGCTGTGTGCGGTTATTTATACCGTGTATGAAATGTTCCTGCGCACGGACGAAGCGCCGGTGTACATCCTGAACCTCGCGCACTTCATCATCCTGCTATGCTGCTGCAAGTTCTTCGAATTGCGCACGGCGCGCGACGCTGGCATCATCGTGCTCATGGCCTTTCTGCTGCTTATCATTGGCGCGTTTGTCAGCGCCAGCCTGTTGTTTGCCGTGGTGATCCTTATTGATCTTACATTCGGCGTCGCATGGCTGCTGGAGTTTCACACCCGATGTGAGGTTCAGCGTGTCGCCGCATCGGCCGCACAAATCCGTTCGATCGCTCGTCCGTCGCAAGAGGATGACATCGAAACACCGTTCACCCTGCGAACCCGACTCACCGGGGCATTGGGAAGCTCGCTCGGCCTCGCGGTTGTCGCCCTGGTGATCTTCATTGCCATTCCGCGCGGCTGGAGCACGGGATTGTTCGGGCGGATGCATCGGATGGTGCCCACCGCCGTCAGCGGGTTTACGGATGAAATCACGCTGCGCGACGCGGCGATCTTTGAGGATCCGACGCCGGTCATGCGGGTCCGATTCACGCAGGCCGGGCGCGTTCTGACCGATGAGGACATTCGCCCGTTGATGCGCGGCAGCACGATGGATCGCTATGTGCGCGGGCGATGGGAGCGGACGCACAGCTACGCACCCGCGCGGCGGCACGCGCAGCGCGGGATCAGCGTTGAGCCGCTCTTCAACGTTTCGACGCGCTACGTGCCCACCGATCTGATGGAGCAGGACATCACGCTGTTTCAGCCGACGCGCGGGAACCTGTTCGCGGCGTACCCCCCGGTCTACTTCGGCTCGAACGATTTCTCGTTCCTCCAGCAGGATCCGGTCGATCTGTGCCTGCACACGCCGCAGGTGCCGCGGCGCGACGTGCGCTATTATGTCTATTCTCTTCGCCCGGATCGCCCCGTTTTCAATCGGCGGATCGAGTTCTCGCCGCGGACGTATTACCGCCGGGACGAAATCTCCGTCATCGCGCCGCGGGTCATCGATTTCGCCGTGGAGCTATGCCGCGACTTCGGCAACGCACTGGACCCCCTTCAGCGCGAAACGATCGTGGCGCAGATCGAGCGCCATTTCGCCCAGGGGCCCTACACCTACACCCTCTCGCGCGGGCGGCCGCCGCACGGCGTTGATCCCGTCGAGGATTTTCTGTACACCTCACGAAAAGGACACTGCGAGTACTTCGCTTCGGCGATGGCCGTCGTCTGTCAGGCAGCCGGCATTCCTGCCCGCCTGGTCACCGGTTTCGCCGGTGGCGAGTTCGATCCGGCGTCGGGCACGTTTCAGTTTCGGCAGAAAGATGCCCACGCATGGGTGGAGGTGTTCATTCCTGAAAAGGGCTGGTTGCCCTTCGATCCGACGCCCGCTGTCGGCGCGCGGGAGATCAACCGCGGGGGTGGATTGTTGGCACGGATAGTTCACTGGGTTGATCTGTTGCGCGCGCAGTGGTCCTCGTCCGTGGTGTTGTTTGACGCGAACCGCCGCGGTGGACTGTTGGCGCGCTTCGGCGACTGGTTCAGGACGCTGGGCGCCGCCGGGCAGGACGGCTCGGCGATCGGAACGATCAAGGCGCTTCTCATGGGGCCGGAGATGATCCGGCCGATCGAACGCGTGATGTATTGGCTGCTGATGTTGTTGATCGCGGCCTTGCTGGTGATCCTCGTCCGTGTACTTTGGCTGACGACGCTGATCGTCCGTGCTTATCTTCCCGGTCCGAGTGGACCGGCTAGTCGCCACCCGCGACGGGCGGATGCGCGTTTTTACGATCGCCTGCTGGCCCTGCTGGAGAACAAAGGCCACGCCAAGCCCGTCTGCCTGACTCCGCTCGAATTCGCCCAGCGCCTCGCGCGGTCTCACCGCGACTTGAGCGAGATGCCGACTTTCGTACACTGGTTCTACGAGGCGCAGTTCGGCGCGCGCCCGC